From the genome of Bactrocera oleae isolate idBacOlea1 chromosome 2, idBacOlea1, whole genome shotgun sequence, one region includes:
- the LOC138855762 gene encoding uncharacterized protein gives MENNMRNKTNSNSSSNIFGIIANSSTGNDSRMQEKTTTQKTPIVETDPFKRAPKLGRSPVKTLGIEKPARARSSPPALCDTTPLTKAVQSCGDYMTELGDAIKKLIEIIRPPQRSINNNMRDLLGLISKLHASAQEEHSENKETSPSVLAMPTTTEATPKRPRDEIQPKRRTPPKRNKMSHKEALNKPEASLNKDAKSDSAKGIAEEVSKQNGWITVKRKPLKKTPHKPPPRPDAIIIETTGDMSYSEILRTVRTNDTLQKLGENVSKIRKTAKGQILLELKEAQIKTTGDFKTEIGKVLGNNAQIKALTHETLVEIRDMDEITSKEDIAEAIRSQIIEMKQFDTNSIRSIRAAYRGTQTAVIKQAIKKSKACCFKELCGKIDENPWGDAYKIVMSKFKGGKGQTPTCPKLLKIIVETLFPSQSQENLQAQAEGHVEMDVTTVNDVDVAQAAQRFDRQLLYDTDDGPKKYTVSGGVSQGSALGPLLWNVLYDGVLCLPLPKEVQIIGYADDIAVTVVAKELDQIQNLCDVGADKWDIVYDVPLKEAMIASVKVACHREELVLISVSLQGQLQIGALG, from the exons ATGGAGAATAACAtgagaaataaaacaaattcaaatagcAGTAGCAATATATTCGGTATCATTGCGAATAGCAGCACAGGAAATGATAGCAGGATGCAAGAGAAAACCACAACTCAGAAAACACCAATCGTGGAAACAGACCCCTTTAAACGCGCACCAAAATTGGGCAGGTCCCCAGTCAAGACCCTCGGCATTGAGAAACCAGCGAGAGCGAGGTCGTCGCCACCAGCATTGTGCGATACCACGCCTCTGACGAAAGCGGTACAATCTTGTGGAGACTATATGACGGAACTAGGAGATGCCATCAAGAAGTTGATCGAAATTATACGTCCACCACAGCGTTCCATAAACAACAACATGAGGGACCTTCTTGGCTTGATATCCAAACTGCACGCAAGTGCTCAGGAGGAGCACAGTGAAAACAAGGAGACAAGTCCAAGTGTCCTCGCCATGCCAACAACTACCGAGGCGACACCAAAGAGGCCCCGAGACGAAATACAGCCGAAGCGAAGGACACCGCCAAAGAGAAATAAAATGTCTCACAAGGAAGCGCTGAATAAGCCTGAAGCATCTTTGAATAAGGATGCAAAGAGTGACTCCGCCAAGGGCATAGCGGAAGAAGTGAGCAAACAAAATGGTTGGATTACAGTCAAACGCAAGCCACTGAAAAAGACGCCACACAAACCGCCACCTCGTCCCGATGCCATAATCATTGAGACAACAGGTGATATGTCCTACAGCGAGATTTTAAGGACGGTCAGGACAAATGACACACTGCAGAAACTGGGAGAAAATGTGTCAAAAATTAGAAAGACGGCCAAAGGACAAATTTTGCTGGAACTAAAGGAGGCTCAAATAAAGACCACGGGAGATTTCAAGACTGAAATAGGGAAAGTGCTGGGAAATAACGCGCAGATAAAAGCACTAACCCATGAAACACTGGTAGAAATTCGAGACATGGACGAAATCACTAGCAAAGAGGACATAGCCGAGGCCATACGCAGTCAGATAATAGAGATGAAGCAGTTTGACACAAACTCGATTAGGAGCATCAGGGCGGCGTACCGAGGAACACAAACTGCGGTCATAAAACAAGCAATAAAAAAGAGTAAAGCATGCTGCTTCAAAGAACTTTGTGGAAAAATCGACGAAAATCCGTGGGGCGATGCTTACAAGATAGTAATGTCAAAATTCAAAGGCGGCAAAGGGCAAACACCGACCTGCCCCAAGCTATTGAAAATCATCGTGGAAACCCTATTCCCGTCACAGTCACAAGAAAACCTACAGGCTCAAGCAGAGGGACATGTTGAAATGGATGTCACAACAGTCAACGATGTGGATGTGGCTCAAGCGGCACAGAGATTTG ATCGACAGTTGCTGTACGATACCGATGACGGACCAAAAAAGTATACGGTATCGGGTGGAGTATCACAGGGTTCTGCGCTTGGCCCACTGTTGTGGAATGTACTCTACGACGGTGTGCTGTGCCTACCACTACCGAAGGAAGTGCAGATCATAGGATACGCGGATGACATTGCGGTAACAGTGGTAGCAAAGGAACTGGATCAAATCCAGAACCTAT gcgatgtgggcgccgacaaatgggacatcgtatacgaCGTGCCTCTAAAGGAGgcgatgatagcgtcggtgAAGGTCGCGTGCCACCGCGAGGAACTGGTGCTGATATCGGTGTCGTTGCAGGGGCAGCTGCAGATCGGGGCGTTGGGGTAG